Proteins co-encoded in one Methyloterricola oryzae genomic window:
- the rsxG gene encoding electron transport complex subunit RsxG: MSSVRQERWRELAQERWAWLRKQFDDLEALRQRLDYQTYLLAAAGLVASLLLGFADLSTRGSIAQRQEEDMLATLEQVLPRDLYDNDLLHSLRNIDDSADHGLGAVPVYVASKAGEVSAIAFKLSAQGGYSGPIDLVMGIDRSGTILGVRVVAHAETPGLGDKIEKAKSDWVLAFTGRSLDNTAPERWRVKKDGGDFDQFAGATITPRAVVRGVQSGLAFYQRHRDALLSPTP; encoded by the coding sequence ATGAGCAGCGTGCGGCAGGAACGGTGGCGTGAACTGGCCCAAGAGCGCTGGGCTTGGCTGCGCAAGCAGTTCGACGATCTGGAAGCCCTAAGGCAACGTCTGGACTATCAGACCTATCTGCTGGCAGCGGCTGGCCTAGTCGCCAGCCTCCTGCTGGGCTTCGCCGACCTGAGTACCCGTGGCTCGATCGCCCAGCGCCAGGAAGAGGATATGCTGGCCACCCTGGAGCAGGTGCTGCCCAGGGACCTTTACGACAACGACTTGCTGCATTCACTCCGGAATATCGACGACAGTGCCGATCATGGCCTGGGTGCGGTACCGGTGTACGTGGCCAGCAAGGCCGGCGAGGTTTCCGCGATCGCCTTCAAACTCTCGGCCCAGGGCGGCTACTCCGGCCCCATCGACCTGGTCATGGGCATTGACCGCAGCGGAACCATTCTGGGTGTGCGCGTGGTGGCCCACGCCGAAACGCCGGGCCTGGGAGACAAGATCGAGAAGGCGAAATCGGACTGGGTCCTGGCTTTTACCGGCCGTTCCCTGGACAACACGGCGCCCGAGCGCTGGCGAGTCAAAAAGGATGGCGGCGACTTTGACCAGTTCGCTGGCGCCACCATCACGCCGCGTGCGGTGGTTCGCGGGGTCCAGTCTGGACTCGCCTTTTACCAGCGGCACCGCGACGCACTGCTCTCACCCACGCCCTGA
- a CDS encoding electron transport complex subunit E, with translation MKPEFAKITRDGLWDNNIVFSQSIGLCPLLAVTGTATNGLGMGLATLAVLVACNALISYVRALIPPEIRIPIFVVLIAMIVTLVDMVMNAWLHEMHKVLGLFIPLIVTNCAILGRAEAYASRHPVAEATMDGVMMGLGFTLALVVLGAAREILGAGTLFASASLLMGESFSWMETVLIPQYKGFLLMALPPGGFLMLGFILAGKKIIDRRLAARTTRPVPVGDTLVEQS, from the coding sequence ATGAAGCCCGAGTTCGCCAAGATCACCCGCGATGGACTGTGGGACAACAATATCGTGTTCAGCCAGAGCATCGGGCTATGCCCCCTGCTGGCGGTAACCGGTACCGCCACCAACGGCTTGGGCATGGGGCTCGCTACCCTCGCCGTGCTGGTGGCCTGCAATGCCCTGATCTCCTACGTGCGGGCACTGATCCCCCCCGAGATCCGCATCCCTATCTTTGTGGTGCTCATCGCCATGATCGTGACCCTGGTGGACATGGTCATGAATGCCTGGCTGCACGAAATGCACAAGGTCTTGGGCCTGTTCATTCCCCTGATCGTGACCAATTGCGCCATTCTGGGGCGGGCCGAGGCCTACGCTTCGCGCCATCCTGTGGCAGAAGCCACGATGGACGGCGTCATGATGGGTCTCGGATTCACCCTGGCCCTCGTGGTTCTTGGTGCTGCGCGGGAAATTCTGGGGGCAGGTACGCTGTTTGCAAGCGCATCCTTGTTGATGGGTGAATCCTTTTCCTGGATGGAGACCGTGCTGATTCCTCAATACAAAGGCTTTCTGCTGATGGCGCTTCCCCCGGGCGGCTTCCTGATGCTGGGCTTCATCCTCGCCGGCAAGAAGATAATCGACCGCCGCCTGGCGGCCCGGACTACGAGGCCCGTGCCCGTGGGCGACACCTTGGTGGAACAATCCTGA
- a CDS encoding RnfH family protein codes for MNVGVCYADADRQLWLRMEVPESSSVEEAIRRSGILDRFPEIDLSQQKVGIFGKLVKLDAPLKDGDRIEIYRPIIADPKTVRRRRMGDEDEDDDD; via the coding sequence ATGAACGTGGGAGTGTGCTACGCGGACGCCGACCGGCAGCTCTGGCTCCGAATGGAGGTACCTGAAAGTAGTTCAGTAGAGGAAGCCATCCGGCGTTCCGGCATCCTGGATCGCTTTCCCGAGATCGACCTGAGCCAGCAAAAAGTCGGCATCTTCGGCAAGCTAGTCAAACTCGACGCGCCGCTCAAAGACGGCGACCGCATAGAGATCTACCGTCCCATCATTGCCGACCCCAAAACCGTGCGCCGCCGCCGCATGGGCGACGAGGATGAGGACGACGACGATTGA